From a region of the Gossypium raimondii isolate GPD5lz chromosome 10, ASM2569854v1, whole genome shotgun sequence genome:
- the LOC105777001 gene encoding ultraviolet-B receptor UVR8 isoform X1 has product MNGEGKESKEVKMEEAVNKERVVFMWGYLPGALPQRTPLLSPVNVRIPASAGCSWTDVCGGGCGFAMAISDSGKLITWGSTDDLGQSYVTSGKHGEIPEPFPLPTEVSVVKAAAGWAHCAAVTETAEVYTWGWKECIPSGKVFGDLPMGTSLEKDVFERQNSLLAEQVSPRSQGSRSSGGTFSAADSKGGGEEGTKRRRTSSAKHSAESSSSGDETLSALPCLVTLNPGVRIATVATGGRHTLALSDTGQVWGWGYGGEGQLGLGSRIRMVSSPHPVPCIEPSSLGKDRASALSRGSLSSERQSFRVPGSYVKGIACGGRHSAVITDAGALLTFGWGLYGQCGQGSTDDELSPTCVSSLLGIRIESVAVGLWHTVCVSTDGDVYAFGGNQFGQLGTGGDQAETLPRLLDAPSLENTNVKIVSCGARHSAIITEDGKIFCWGWNKYGQDPWKYIFAYLSQCCGVWLKLKTEILSSRCLKQLGLGDVIDRNIPSEVTIEGCSPKNIACGWWHTLLLAESPT; this is encoded by the exons ATGAATggagaaggaaaagaaagtaAGGAAGTGAAAATGGAGGAAGCAGTTAACAAGGAGCGCGTGGTTTTCATGTGGGGATATTTGCCTGGCGCGTTACCTCAACGGACGCCGCTTTTGTCGCCGGTGAATGTACGGATTCCGGCTTCCGCAGGTTGTTCTTGGACCGACGTCTGTGGTGGTGGTTGTGGATTCGCCATGGCCATTTCTG attcagGGAAGCTCATCACATGGGGTTCAACAGATGATTTGGGTCAAAGCTACGTCACATCCGGGAAGCATGGG GAAATTCCAGAGCCATTTCCACTTCCAACTGAAGTTTCTGTAGTAAAAGCAGCAGCTGGTTGGGCTCACTGTGCTGCAGTTACAG AAACTGCAGAAGTTTATACATGGGGGTGGAAAGAGTGTATTCCCTCAGGGAAGGTATTTGGTGATCTACCCATGGGGACAAGCTTAGAGAAGGATGTATTTGAAAGACAGAACTCACTTTTGGCAGAACAAG TGAGCCCTCGGTCTCAAGGCTCAAGATCAAGTGGTGGGACATTTTCTGCTGCCGATAGTAAAGGAGGCGGAGAGGAAGgtacaaaaagaagaagaacatCATCAGCAAAACATTCTGCTGAAAGCTCATCGTCCGGTGATGAAACTCTATCGGCACTGCCATGTCTAGTAACTTTGAATCCGGGAGTGAGGATTGCGACTGTAGCTACCGGTGGGCGCCATACTCTAGCATTATCAG ATACTGGGCAGGTCTGGGGTTGGGGCTATGGAGGTGAGGGACAGCTTGGTTTGGGTTCCAGGATACGTATGGTATCCTCGCCTCATCCTGTACCTTGTATCGAGCCCTCTTCTTTGGGGAAAGATAGAGCTTCTGCACTTTCTCGAGGTAGCTTGAGTTCAGAAAGGCAGAGTTTTAGAGTTCCTGGAAGTTATGTGAAGGGGATTGCCTGTGGGGGGCGACACAGTGCAGTAATCACAG ATGCTGGAGCATTGCTTACATTTGGTTGGGGCCTCTATGGACAG TGTGGGCAAGGAAGTACAGATGATGAATTAAGCCCAACTTGTGTATCTTCCTTACTGGGAATCAGGATAGAGTCGGTTGCAGTGGGACTGTGGCACACAGTTTGCGTGTCCACTGACGGTGATGTGTACGCATTTGGTGGGAATCAGTTTGGGCAGTTGGGAACTGGAGGCGATCAAGCTGAG ACTCTCCCGAGACTCTTGGATGCTCCGAGTCTGGAAAATACAAATGTTAAAATTGTCTCGTGTGGAGCTCGTCACAGTGCAATAATCACAG AGGATGGGAAAATATTTTGCTGGGGATGGAACAAGTATGGTCAG GATCCATGGAAGTACATTTTTGCATATCTTTCCCAATGTTGTGGTGTCTGGCTGAAACTAAAAACTGAAATCCTGAGTTCTCGGTGTTTGAAACAGCTTGGTCTTGGTGACGTGATTGACCGCAATATTCCATCTGAAGTTACTATCGAGGGTTGCAGTCCGAAAAACATCGCATGCGGCTGGTGGCATACTTTGCTTCTGGCTGAATCACCCACCTGA
- the LOC105777001 gene encoding ultraviolet-B receptor UVR8 isoform X2: MNGEGKESKEVKMEEAVNKERVVFMWGYLPGALPQRTPLLSPVNVRIPASAGCSWTDVCGGGCGFAMAISDSGKLITWGSTDDLGQSYVTSGKHGEIPEPFPLPTEVSVVKAAAGWAHCAAVTETAEVYTWGWKECIPSGKVFGDLPMGTSLEKDVFERQNSLLAEQVSPRSQGSRSSGGTFSAADSKGGGEEGTKRRRTSSAKHSAESSSSGDETLSALPCLVTLNPGVRIATVATGGRHTLALSDTGQVWGWGYGGEGQLGLGSRIRMVSSPHPVPCIEPSSLGKDRASALSRGSLSSERQSFRVPGSYVKGIACGGRHSAVITDAGALLTFGWGLYGQCGQGSTDDELSPTCVSSLLGIRIESVAVGLWHTVCVSTDGDVYAFGGNQFGQLGTGGDQAETLPRLLDAPSLENTNVKIVSCGARHSAIITEDGKIFCWGWNKYGQLGLGDVIDRNIPSEVTIEGCSPKNIACGWWHTLLLAESPT, encoded by the exons ATGAATggagaaggaaaagaaagtaAGGAAGTGAAAATGGAGGAAGCAGTTAACAAGGAGCGCGTGGTTTTCATGTGGGGATATTTGCCTGGCGCGTTACCTCAACGGACGCCGCTTTTGTCGCCGGTGAATGTACGGATTCCGGCTTCCGCAGGTTGTTCTTGGACCGACGTCTGTGGTGGTGGTTGTGGATTCGCCATGGCCATTTCTG attcagGGAAGCTCATCACATGGGGTTCAACAGATGATTTGGGTCAAAGCTACGTCACATCCGGGAAGCATGGG GAAATTCCAGAGCCATTTCCACTTCCAACTGAAGTTTCTGTAGTAAAAGCAGCAGCTGGTTGGGCTCACTGTGCTGCAGTTACAG AAACTGCAGAAGTTTATACATGGGGGTGGAAAGAGTGTATTCCCTCAGGGAAGGTATTTGGTGATCTACCCATGGGGACAAGCTTAGAGAAGGATGTATTTGAAAGACAGAACTCACTTTTGGCAGAACAAG TGAGCCCTCGGTCTCAAGGCTCAAGATCAAGTGGTGGGACATTTTCTGCTGCCGATAGTAAAGGAGGCGGAGAGGAAGgtacaaaaagaagaagaacatCATCAGCAAAACATTCTGCTGAAAGCTCATCGTCCGGTGATGAAACTCTATCGGCACTGCCATGTCTAGTAACTTTGAATCCGGGAGTGAGGATTGCGACTGTAGCTACCGGTGGGCGCCATACTCTAGCATTATCAG ATACTGGGCAGGTCTGGGGTTGGGGCTATGGAGGTGAGGGACAGCTTGGTTTGGGTTCCAGGATACGTATGGTATCCTCGCCTCATCCTGTACCTTGTATCGAGCCCTCTTCTTTGGGGAAAGATAGAGCTTCTGCACTTTCTCGAGGTAGCTTGAGTTCAGAAAGGCAGAGTTTTAGAGTTCCTGGAAGTTATGTGAAGGGGATTGCCTGTGGGGGGCGACACAGTGCAGTAATCACAG ATGCTGGAGCATTGCTTACATTTGGTTGGGGCCTCTATGGACAG TGTGGGCAAGGAAGTACAGATGATGAATTAAGCCCAACTTGTGTATCTTCCTTACTGGGAATCAGGATAGAGTCGGTTGCAGTGGGACTGTGGCACACAGTTTGCGTGTCCACTGACGGTGATGTGTACGCATTTGGTGGGAATCAGTTTGGGCAGTTGGGAACTGGAGGCGATCAAGCTGAG ACTCTCCCGAGACTCTTGGATGCTCCGAGTCTGGAAAATACAAATGTTAAAATTGTCTCGTGTGGAGCTCGTCACAGTGCAATAATCACAG AGGATGGGAAAATATTTTGCTGGGGATGGAACAAGTATGGTCAG CTTGGTCTTGGTGACGTGATTGACCGCAATATTCCATCTGAAGTTACTATCGAGGGTTGCAGTCCGAAAAACATCGCATGCGGCTGGTGGCATACTTTGCTTCTGGCTGAATCACCCACCTGA
- the LOC105777001 gene encoding ultraviolet-B receptor UVR8 isoform X3: MAISDSGKLITWGSTDDLGQSYVTSGKHGEIPEPFPLPTEVSVVKAAAGWAHCAAVTETAEVYTWGWKECIPSGKVFGDLPMGTSLEKDVFERQNSLLAEQVSPRSQGSRSSGGTFSAADSKGGGEEGTKRRRTSSAKHSAESSSSGDETLSALPCLVTLNPGVRIATVATGGRHTLALSDTGQVWGWGYGGEGQLGLGSRIRMVSSPHPVPCIEPSSLGKDRASALSRGSLSSERQSFRVPGSYVKGIACGGRHSAVITDAGALLTFGWGLYGQCGQGSTDDELSPTCVSSLLGIRIESVAVGLWHTVCVSTDGDVYAFGGNQFGQLGTGGDQAETLPRLLDAPSLENTNVKIVSCGARHSAIITEDGKIFCWGWNKYGQDPWKYIFAYLSQCCGVWLKLKTEILSSRCLKQLGLGDVIDRNIPSEVTIEGCSPKNIACGWWHTLLLAESPT; encoded by the exons ATGGCCATTTCTG attcagGGAAGCTCATCACATGGGGTTCAACAGATGATTTGGGTCAAAGCTACGTCACATCCGGGAAGCATGGG GAAATTCCAGAGCCATTTCCACTTCCAACTGAAGTTTCTGTAGTAAAAGCAGCAGCTGGTTGGGCTCACTGTGCTGCAGTTACAG AAACTGCAGAAGTTTATACATGGGGGTGGAAAGAGTGTATTCCCTCAGGGAAGGTATTTGGTGATCTACCCATGGGGACAAGCTTAGAGAAGGATGTATTTGAAAGACAGAACTCACTTTTGGCAGAACAAG TGAGCCCTCGGTCTCAAGGCTCAAGATCAAGTGGTGGGACATTTTCTGCTGCCGATAGTAAAGGAGGCGGAGAGGAAGgtacaaaaagaagaagaacatCATCAGCAAAACATTCTGCTGAAAGCTCATCGTCCGGTGATGAAACTCTATCGGCACTGCCATGTCTAGTAACTTTGAATCCGGGAGTGAGGATTGCGACTGTAGCTACCGGTGGGCGCCATACTCTAGCATTATCAG ATACTGGGCAGGTCTGGGGTTGGGGCTATGGAGGTGAGGGACAGCTTGGTTTGGGTTCCAGGATACGTATGGTATCCTCGCCTCATCCTGTACCTTGTATCGAGCCCTCTTCTTTGGGGAAAGATAGAGCTTCTGCACTTTCTCGAGGTAGCTTGAGTTCAGAAAGGCAGAGTTTTAGAGTTCCTGGAAGTTATGTGAAGGGGATTGCCTGTGGGGGGCGACACAGTGCAGTAATCACAG ATGCTGGAGCATTGCTTACATTTGGTTGGGGCCTCTATGGACAG TGTGGGCAAGGAAGTACAGATGATGAATTAAGCCCAACTTGTGTATCTTCCTTACTGGGAATCAGGATAGAGTCGGTTGCAGTGGGACTGTGGCACACAGTTTGCGTGTCCACTGACGGTGATGTGTACGCATTTGGTGGGAATCAGTTTGGGCAGTTGGGAACTGGAGGCGATCAAGCTGAG ACTCTCCCGAGACTCTTGGATGCTCCGAGTCTGGAAAATACAAATGTTAAAATTGTCTCGTGTGGAGCTCGTCACAGTGCAATAATCACAG AGGATGGGAAAATATTTTGCTGGGGATGGAACAAGTATGGTCAG GATCCATGGAAGTACATTTTTGCATATCTTTCCCAATGTTGTGGTGTCTGGCTGAAACTAAAAACTGAAATCCTGAGTTCTCGGTGTTTGAAACAGCTTGGTCTTGGTGACGTGATTGACCGCAATATTCCATCTGAAGTTACTATCGAGGGTTGCAGTCCGAAAAACATCGCATGCGGCTGGTGGCATACTTTGCTTCTGGCTGAATCACCCACCTGA
- the LOC105777916 gene encoding wall-associated receptor kinase-like 20 — protein sequence MAVTLNLLSTALLLLTCAVGVTVSVNRCPNCGSTAVPYPLSTGPSCGDQNYKIRCDAGSLVFDTLNNTYPITSINRFNQRLVIQPASLIPNTCVTTDLRFEGVQLNSSLPFNITSSNTVLFLNCTDSILRSPLDCSSNGLCHEYVNESSRVAACEASPICCTFKAGGGATAYAIRARETGCRAYTSFVNLQSDLPVNRWPEPGMELQWVSPPEPVCGTQADCDRNSTCGSDPNSNGTRRCFCNSGLFWDPIEGVCTEINTCQNPDGCSDSNRTALIAGLTAGLGTALVAVIIGILVYRRHRRIVEAQERLRKERETILNANNGGKAAKVFTGKEIKKATNNFSKDRILGAGGYGEVYKGILDDGTPVAVKCAKLGNTKGTDQVLNEVRILCQVNHRSLVGLLGCCVELDQPIMVYEFIENGNLLDHLQSPNINDRGLLTWTRRLQIARDTAEGLAYLHFSAVPPIYHRDVKSSNILLDVKHNAKVSDFGLSRLAHTDMSHVSTCAQGTLGYLDPEYYRNYQLTDKSDVYSFGVVLLELLTSQKAIDFNRDADDVNLAIYVKRMTDEEKLMDVIDPILKEKASPLEIDTMKALGFLALSCLEERRQSRPSMKEVTEEIEYIICIATGKTV from the exons ATGGCGGTAACGCTTAACCTCCTATCGACGGCGCTGCTTCTGCTAACGTGCGCCGTCGGCGTAACTGTTTCCGTCAACCGCTGTCCGAACTGCGGGTCCACCGCCGTCCCTTACCCTCTCTCCACCGGTCCCTCCTGCGGCGACCAAAACTACAAAATCCGCTGCGACGCGGGCTCACTGGTCTTCGATACACTTAACAACACCTACCCGATCACGTCCATCAATCGGTTCAATCAACGGCTCGTGATCCAACCAGCGAGTCTCATCCCCAACACGTGCGTCACCACTGATCTCCGTTTCGAAGGCGTGCAGCTCAACAGTAGTTTGCCTTTCAACATCACCAGCAGCAACACCGTCTTGTTCTTGAACTGTACGGACTCGATCCTCCGTTCCCCGTTAGACTGTTCCTCCAACGGGTTGTGCCACGAGTACGTCAACGAGAGTTCGAGAGTCGCGGCTTGTGAGGCGTCGCCGATCTGTTGTACGTTCAAAGCCGGCGGAGGAGCGACGGCGTATGCTATTCGGGCGAGGGAGACCGGGTGTAGGGCTTATACGAGCTTCGTTAACTTGCAATCGGATTTGCCGGTAAACCGGTGGCCTGAACCGGGAATGGAATTGCAGTGGGTTTCGCCACCTGAACCGGTTTGTGGTACCCAAGCGGATTGTGATAGGAACTCCACTTGTGGATCCGACCCGAATTCGAATGGGACCCGGAGGTGTTTTTGTAATTCTGGCTTGTTTTGGGATCCGATTGAAGGGGTTTGTACTGAga TTAATACGTGTCAGAATCCTGATGGTTGCAGCGACTCAAACCGGACTGCTTTGATCGCAG GTTTAACAGCCGGACTTGGTACGGCGCTTGTCGCAGTGATCATTGGCATTTTGGTCTACAGACGACATAGGCGAATAGTCGAAGCTCAAGAGCGCCTACGCAAGGAACGTGAAACAATCCTAAATGCCAACAATGGAGGCAAAGCAGCCAAGGTTTTCACGGGCAAAGAGATCAAGAAAGCAACCAACAATTTCTCGAAAGACCGAATCTTAGGTGCTGGTGGCTACGGCGAAGTCTATAAAGGGATCCTCGACGACGGCACTCCGGTTGCTGTCAAATGTGCCAAACTCGGCAACACCAAAGGCACCGATCAAGTCCTCAATGAAGTACGAATCCTATGCCAAGTCAATCATCGAAGCCTTGTTGGACTACTCGGATGTTGCGTCGAACTCGACCAACCTATAATGGTTTATGAGTTCATCGAAAACGGTAACCTCTTAGATCATCTCCAGAGCCCAAACATCAATGACCGAGGTCTACTCACTTGGACCCGTCGTCTCCAAATTGCTCGCGACACAGCCGAAGGTCTCGCATACCTACATTTCTCCGCAGTCCCTCCTATATACCATAGAGACGTCAAATCTAGTAACATCCTACTTGACGTGAAACATAATGCTAAAGTTTCGGATTTCGGGTTATCACGATTAGCTCACACCGATATGAGCCACGTATCGACTTGTGCTCAAGGCACCCTCGGATATCTTGACCCGGAATATTACCGAAACTACCAATTAACCGATAAGAGTGACGTTTATAGTTTCGGGGTCGTCTTGTTAGAGCTTTTAACTTCACAAAAAGCCATTGATTTCAACCGAGATGCTGATGATGTGAACTTGGCGATATACGTGAAAAGAATGACGGATGAAGAGAAACTGATGGACGTGATTGATCCGATATTGAAAGAAAAAGCGAGTCCATTAGAGATAGATACTATGAAAGCATTGGGATTTCTTGCATTGAGTTGCTTGGAAGAACGTAGACAAAGTAGACCCTCCATGAAAGAAGTTACTGAAGAAATTGAGTACATCATTTGCATTGCTACAGGTAAGACTGTTtaa
- the LOC105777287 gene encoding uncharacterized protein LOC105777287, with the protein MAIDKNEPSKLRWGELEEDDDLDFLLPPKEVIGPDENGIKKVIEYRFNDEGNKVKITTTTRVRKLAKARLSKRALERRNWDKFGDAVREDVGSRLTMVSTEEILLERPRAPGTKPEEAKASGDGLAQLSKGGAVLMVCRTCGKKGDHWTSKCPYKDLAAPVESFVDKPAAAETSAAAPGAGKGAYVPPSMRANAERTTGSDMRRRNDENSVRVTNLSEDTREADLHELFRSFGAVTRVYVAMDQKTGTSRGFGFVNFVNREDAQRAINKLNGYGYDNLILRVEWATPRTN; encoded by the exons ATGGCGATCGACAAAAACGAACCCAGCAAGCTCCGTTGGGGAGAGCTTGAGGAAGACGACGACCTGGACTTTTTGTTACCCCCAAAAGAAGTGATCGGCCCAGACGAAAACGGGATAAAAAAGGTGATAGAATACAGGTTTAACGATGAAGGAAACAAGGTGAAAATAACAACGACGACCCGAGTCCGAAAGCTGGCGAAAGCCCGGTTGAGTAAACGGGCTTTGGAAAGAAGGAATTGGGACAAGTTCGGGGACGCCGTGCGTGAAGATGTTGGGAGTCGGCTCACTATGGTTTCTACTGAAGAGATCCTTCTTGAACGACCTAGAGCCCCTG GTACCAAACCGGAAGAAGCAAAGGCTTCCGGTGACGGCTTGGCTCAGCTTAGCAAAGGAGGTGCTGTTCTCATGGTGTGCCGAACATGTGGTAAGAAAGGTGATCACTGGACCTCCAAATGTCCTTACAAGGATCTTGCTGCTCCAGTCGAATCCTTTGTTGATAAACCCGCGGCAGCCGAGACGTCGGCAGCTGCTCCTGGAGCTGGAAAGGGAGCCTACGTTCCACCAAGCATGAGAGCCAATGCAGAGAGAACAACCGGATCAGATATGAGACGTAGGAACGACGAAAACTCTGTGAGGGTAACAAACTTATCTGAGGACACTCGGGAGGCTGACTTGCATGAACTTTTCCGATCGTTCGGTGCTGTGACGCGTGTGTATGTTGCTATGGATCAGAAGACAGGCACAAGTAGAGGGTTCGGTTTTGTCAACTTTGTGAACAGAGAGGATGCACAAAGAGCTATTAACAAGCTGAACGGATATGGTTATGACAATCTCATCCTGCGAGTCGAATGGGCCACACCAAGAACAAACTAG